The sequence CCGCCGGGCGGGCGGGGATCGACCCCGAAGGGCGGATGATCCTGCACGCTCAGCCGGCGCTGTACACACTTGACGGACTGACCGGGGTGAAGAACCCGATCGGGCTGCACGCCGACCGCCTCGGCGTCGACATTCACATCATCATGGCCGACGGCGCCCCGGTGCGGAACCTCGAGGCCGCGGTGCGGCAGGCGCATCTCGACGTCAACGCCGTGGTCGCCTCCCCGATCGCGGCGGGGCTTGCCTGCCTGTCGGACGAGGAGCGCGACCTGGGCGTCGCGCTGGTCGAGATGGGCGCGGCGGTGACGACGGTGTCGCTCTATGCCGGCGGGATGCTCGTCGAAATGGCGTCGCTGCCTTTCGGCGCGAGCGACATCACCGACGACATCGCCTCGGCCTTTGGCATAAGGCGCAGCCAGGCGCAGCGGCTCCAGAGTTTCTACGGCTCGGCCTCGGCCAGTCCGCGCGACAATAATGACGTGATCGAACTCGAACCCGGCGCGCCTGCGGGCGGCGATTCCCCGCGCATCACGCGCGCGCAGCTCGTGTCGGTGATCCGCCAGCGGCTCGACGCGATGATGGGCGAGATCGGGCGGACGCTCAAAGACCTGCATTTCGTCGGGCCGATCGGGC is a genomic window of Sphingopyxis sp. FD7 containing:
- the ftsA gene encoding cell division protein FtsA, with the translated sequence MAPPRIEKLITALDVGSWKVCALIAGQTADGQLHVLGTGQRESRGVQRGYVADMEQTEHVVREAIEQAERIAGLNIDDVWVSFSAGSLLSDVAPIESELGGHRIEQEDIDDLLAAGRAGIDPEGRMILHAQPALYTLDGLTGVKNPIGLHADRLGVDIHIIMADGAPVRNLEAAVRQAHLDVNAVVASPIAAGLACLSDEERDLGVALVEMGAAVTTVSLYAGGMLVEMASLPFGASDITDDIASAFGIRRSQAQRLQSFYGSASASPRDNNDVIELEPGAPAGGDSPRITRAQLVSVIRQRLDAMMGEIGRTLKDLHFVGPIGRQVVLVGGGADLKGIADYTQSALGRAARVGRPRGLHGLPDAHSGPAFATLAGLVLYAASDPVDLRDLPMMAQDVYKPAGTSILHRLMAALKSSF